A window of Neisseria canis contains these coding sequences:
- the nuoK gene encoding NADH-quinone oxidoreductase subunit NuoK produces the protein MITITHYLVLAALLFGISAMGIFMNRKNVLVLLMSIELMLLAVNFNFIAFSQYLGDTAGQIFVFFVLTVAAAESAIGLAIMVLVFRNRNTINVADLNSLKG, from the coding sequence ATGATTACGATTACGCATTATTTGGTGCTCGCCGCCTTGCTGTTCGGCATCAGTGCGATGGGTATCTTTATGAACCGCAAAAACGTGTTGGTATTGTTGATGTCGATCGAGTTGATGCTGTTGGCAGTGAATTTTAACTTTATCGCGTTTTCACAATACCTTGGCGATACTGCGGGGCAGATTTTCGTGTTCTTCGTGCTAACTGTTGCGGCAGCCGAGTCTGCCATCGGTTTGGCGATTATGGTATTGGTATTCCGTAACCGCAACACGATTAATGTAGCGGATTTGAACAGTTTGAAGGGTTAA